The following coding sequences are from one Streptomyces angustmyceticus window:
- the lepB gene encoding signal peptidase I has translation MDTDAQLTERDPSPTPDQGPEQGSRSARLLARAAGLRHRPATLLALCLAFVLLLSAFVAQPFLIPSTSMENTLQAGDRVLVNKLAYRFGSAPERGDVVVFDGTGSFVHREQGENPVTGLLRGAGAALGLARPAETDYVKRVIGTGGDHVTCCDERGRIEVNGEPVSEAYLHPGDAPSSVDFDIVVPEGRLWVMGDHRARSSDSRDHLGDPGGGTVPLDKVIGRADLITWPASRWRTVERPRSFGRIPAVAGPHG, from the coding sequence ATGGACACCGACGCACAACTCACGGAGCGCGACCCCTCTCCCACCCCCGACCAGGGGCCGGAGCAGGGGTCGCGCTCCGCGCGTTTGCTCGCCCGCGCGGCCGGGCTGCGTCACCGGCCGGCCACCCTCCTCGCACTCTGCCTGGCCTTCGTCCTGCTGCTCAGCGCCTTCGTCGCGCAGCCGTTCCTGATTCCCAGCACCTCCATGGAGAACACCCTGCAGGCCGGGGACCGGGTGCTGGTCAACAAGCTGGCGTACCGTTTCGGCAGCGCGCCCGAGCGGGGCGATGTGGTGGTGTTCGACGGCACGGGGTCCTTCGTTCACAGGGAGCAGGGGGAGAATCCCGTCACCGGGCTGCTGCGCGGCGCCGGTGCGGCGCTGGGCCTGGCCCGGCCCGCCGAGACCGACTACGTCAAGCGCGTGATCGGCACCGGTGGTGACCATGTGACCTGCTGCGACGAACGGGGGCGGATCGAAGTGAACGGTGAGCCCGTGAGTGAGGCGTATCTCCACCCCGGGGACGCGCCGTCCTCGGTGGATTTCGACATCGTGGTGCCCGAGGGCCGGCTGTGGGTCATGGGGGACCACCGCGCCAGATCCAGCGACTCCCGCGACCACCTCGGCGACCCCGGAGGCGGCACGGTCCCGCTGGACAAGGTCATCGGCCGCGCCGACCTGATCACCTGGCCCGCGAGCCGGTGGCGCACCGTCGAGCGCCCACGGTCCTTCGGCCGGATACCCGCCGTGGCAGGCCCCCATGGGTAG